The following proteins come from a genomic window of Geitlerinema sp. PCC 9228:
- a CDS encoding DevR family CRISPR-associated autoregulator, with translation MADKNQFPVYSISLSGLLSWQLHALNNEGSEGNQSMTRRYYLIQKGMAEPEYVNGVSGDMLKHIQAEHLHRIATEQNLHLSEGGKQFDPDRVGWDIEHNTAFFNKNEKDLTTKTGKILQTCTLSDLEGFMVTEKKGQTLKRESVIEFGAVVGVPTQVKTQSYFHAKYGVEEPTPYNVQVSSGLYATVANIEAFRIGYNPHNFAYAIDRDQRKQRLDALLTSLLYTYLQPNGAKRNTNLPHPDYFEGAIAVSTRRCPAPMVSALQEGYLRQLESLTDTLNQINGEGTIRLYSFETMAEFADCIKTLMDAASPWESDRVEAIE, from the coding sequence ATGGCAGACAAAAACCAATTTCCCGTTTATTCCATTTCCCTCAGCGGCTTGCTTTCCTGGCAGCTACACGCTCTCAACAACGAAGGCAGCGAAGGCAACCAATCCATGACCCGCCGCTACTACCTCATTCAAAAAGGCATGGCAGAACCGGAATACGTCAACGGCGTTTCTGGGGATATGCTCAAACACATTCAAGCGGAACACTTACACCGAATTGCAACCGAACAGAATTTACATTTATCCGAAGGTGGCAAACAGTTTGACCCCGATCGCGTGGGGTGGGATATAGAACACAATACCGCTTTCTTTAACAAAAACGAAAAAGATTTAACCACCAAAACCGGCAAAATTTTGCAAACCTGTACCCTCAGCGATTTAGAAGGGTTTATGGTCACCGAGAAAAAAGGACAAACCCTCAAACGCGAGTCGGTTATCGAATTTGGCGCGGTGGTTGGAGTGCCTACCCAGGTCAAAACCCAAAGTTACTTCCATGCCAAATACGGCGTAGAAGAACCCACCCCTTACAACGTGCAAGTAAGTTCCGGACTCTATGCCACCGTAGCCAACATCGAAGCGTTCCGCATTGGTTACAACCCCCACAACTTTGCTTATGCCATCGATCGAGACCAGCGCAAGCAACGCCTGGATGCTTTGCTAACCAGTTTGCTGTATACTTACTTGCAACCCAACGGTGCCAAACGCAATACCAACTTACCCCACCCCGATTATTTTGAAGGCGCGATCGCAGTGAGTACCCGCCGCTGTCCGGCACCTATGGTCAGTGCCTTACAAGAGGGATACTTGCGCCAACTGGAAAGTTTGACCGATACCCTCAACCAAATCAACGGCGAGGGAACTATTCGCCTGTATTCTTTTGAAACCATGGCCGAATTTGCCGATTGTATCAAAACCCTGATGGACGCAGCTTCCCCTTGGGAAAGCGATCGCGTTGAGGCAATTGAATAA
- the cas6 gene encoding CRISPR system precrRNA processing endoribonuclease RAMP protein Cas6: MISTNACNPTAIALVLKPATTTADRSLEAWLPAMAEPPRWIEIFQKNGVKQVMPVFRQQNLYSQLLEAIAGQLSLPPVVKWENRDYEIVGVEVNRNSLHVLTLSFVMDSPSDVPDPQAVRDLCWQWLAAANPSPIANWQPHQKMPWIAATYPLQGRQASGNENRWQLKISLLDGDLLVPLLWGLSADAGKEISLAGIPIQLSPRVNLVASNTYTKVTQVPPQETITLRFLSPTSFKQQGNIQPFPLPELVFGSLLRRWHQLAPRSLQLPEVDWEGCVSALNVKTKTCQLNRTPQIGCVGWVSYRFHDPEQARVATILAHFAQFAGVGRKTAFGMGQTILKQQGGSHDG, encoded by the coding sequence ATGATTTCTACGAACGCCTGTAATCCCACTGCGATCGCGTTGGTTCTCAAACCGGCGACGACAACTGCCGATCGCTCTTTAGAAGCCTGGCTGCCGGCGATGGCAGAACCACCCCGTTGGATTGAAATCTTTCAAAAAAATGGCGTGAAGCAGGTCATGCCTGTTTTCCGCCAGCAAAACCTTTATTCCCAACTGCTGGAAGCGATCGCAGGGCAACTTAGCCTTCCCCCCGTGGTGAAATGGGAAAATCGGGACTACGAAATTGTTGGCGTGGAGGTCAATCGCAATTCGCTGCACGTTCTTACCCTGTCGTTTGTCATGGATTCTCCCTCGGATGTTCCCGATCCTCAGGCAGTTCGAGATTTATGCTGGCAATGGCTGGCTGCTGCCAATCCTTCTCCGATCGCCAATTGGCAACCCCATCAAAAGATGCCTTGGATAGCTGCAACCTATCCCCTGCAGGGTCGCCAAGCATCTGGTAACGAAAATCGCTGGCAGTTGAAAATTTCTCTACTGGATGGGGATTTGTTGGTTCCTCTGTTATGGGGATTGTCGGCGGATGCGGGGAAAGAAATCTCCCTGGCTGGGATTCCTATCCAACTATCGCCGCGCGTCAACCTTGTAGCTAGCAATACTTATACAAAGGTAACGCAAGTTCCCCCGCAAGAAACCATCACTTTGCGTTTTCTGTCGCCAACCAGTTTCAAACAACAAGGTAACATTCAGCCGTTTCCCCTGCCAGAATTGGTATTTGGTAGTTTGCTGCGTCGTTGGCATCAATTGGCACCGCGATCGCTACAATTACCAGAAGTAGATTGGGAAGGCTGCGTATCTGCTTTGAATGTAAAAACCAAAACTTGCCAGCTCAATCGGACCCCTCAAATTGGTTGCGTGGGTTGGGTGAGCTACCGTTTTCACGATCCGGAACAAGCACGTGTGGCAACGATTCTGGCACATTTTGCTCAATTTGCTGGTGTAGGACGCAAAACAGCTTTTGGGATGGGACAAACCATCTTGAAACAACAAGGAGGCTCCCATGATGGATGA
- the cas4 gene encoding CRISPR-associated protein Cas4 has translation MMDEYLPLAYLNAWEYCQRRFYWEYVLGEMADNEHILLGRHLHENVNEAGDSIEGDMLVHRQQWVWSDRLQVKGIIDAVEEKDGQLVPLEYKKGKMARHLNDHFQLCAAGICLEERTGKTIAAGEIFYHGNRRRQRVNFTKELRQKTENAIAQARATVFQKMPAPTVKKNKCTDCSLKTICLPFEVRQLLSEES, from the coding sequence ATGATGGATGAGTATCTTCCCCTTGCCTATCTCAATGCTTGGGAATACTGCCAGCGGCGGTTTTATTGGGAATACGTTCTCGGCGAAATGGCGGACAACGAGCATATTTTGCTGGGTCGCCACTTACACGAAAATGTTAATGAAGCGGGAGATAGCATCGAAGGGGATATGTTGGTACACCGCCAGCAGTGGGTATGGAGCGATCGCTTGCAGGTCAAAGGAATTATCGATGCGGTGGAAGAAAAAGACGGTCAACTGGTTCCTTTGGAATATAAAAAAGGAAAAATGGCGCGCCATCTCAACGACCATTTTCAACTGTGTGCGGCGGGAATCTGTTTGGAAGAACGTACTGGCAAAACGATTGCTGCTGGCGAAATTTTTTACCACGGCAACCGCCGCCGGCAGCGTGTAAATTTTACCAAAGAATTGCGGCAGAAAACCGAAAACGCGATCGCTCAGGCACGAGCAACTGTTTTTCAAAAAATGCCGGCACCCACTGTCAAAAAAAATAAATGTACCGATTGCAGTTTAAAAACCATTTGTTTGCCCTTTGAAGTTCGACAACTATTGAGCGAGGAATCCTAA
- the cas1d gene encoding type I-D CRISPR-associated endonuclease Cas1d yields the protein MSVLYVLQPDAILNKQYEAFTVALQQEDGTWNKRSVPVQTVEQIVLMGNPQITGDALTYALELGVPIHYLSGFGKYLGSALPGYSRNGQLRLAQYEAYFNTTRRLEIAKTIVAGKLRNQQEVLSRSGCTDNSLKALRKKVWLQSTLDEVRGIEGIAAKEYFGFLSQIIKSPWTFSGRHRRPPTDPVNALLSFAYGLLRVQVTSVAHMAGLDPYIGYLHEANRGQPAMVLDLMEEFRPLVADKLVLAILNNKEIQPQDFEESLGAYRLSDSARKTFLQAFERKMKDDFKHPTFEYRCTYRRGIELQARLFARHLQEDLPYKALALR from the coding sequence ATGTCCGTTCTTTATGTTTTGCAACCGGATGCCATTTTGAACAAACAATACGAAGCCTTTACCGTTGCCTTGCAGCAGGAAGATGGCACCTGGAACAAGCGTTCCGTTCCGGTACAAACCGTGGAACAAATTGTGCTCATGGGCAACCCACAAATCACCGGTGATGCATTAACCTATGCTTTAGAACTTGGCGTTCCAATACACTATTTATCGGGATTTGGCAAATATTTAGGCAGTGCTTTGCCTGGCTATTCCCGCAACGGTCAGCTACGTTTGGCGCAATACGAAGCTTATTTCAATACCACTCGGCGATTGGAAATTGCCAAAACCATCGTAGCTGGTAAATTGCGCAACCAACAGGAAGTGCTCTCCCGCAGCGGTTGTACCGACAATTCCCTCAAAGCATTGCGCAAGAAAGTTTGGTTGCAGTCCACTCTAGATGAAGTACGGGGAATTGAGGGCATCGCCGCCAAGGAATATTTTGGTTTTCTTTCTCAAATTATTAAATCCCCCTGGACATTTTCCGGTCGCCACCGCCGACCTCCCACCGATCCGGTCAATGCTTTGCTCAGTTTTGCCTACGGTTTGTTGCGAGTACAAGTGACTTCTGTCGCCCACATGGCAGGTCTCGATCCGTATATCGGCTACCTCCACGAAGCCAACCGCGGACAACCAGCGATGGTTTTGGATTTAATGGAGGAGTTTCGTCCTTTGGTGGCCGATAAATTGGTCCTTGCGATTTTAAACAATAAAGAAATTCAACCGCAGGATTTTGAAGAAAGTTTGGGTGCTTACCGTCTTTCGGACTCGGCTCGAAAAACGTTTTTGCAGGCATTCGAGCGCAAAATGAAAGATGATTTCAAGCATCCCACATTTGAGTATCGCTGTACGTACCGACGCGGCATTGAGTTGCAGGCGCGTTTGTTTGCTCGTCATTTGCAGGAAGATCTTCCATACAAAGCTTTGGCATTGCGATGA
- the cas2 gene encoding CRISPR-associated endonuclease Cas2, producing the protein MSTLFYLIIYDLPDSKPANKRRTRLHKLLSGYGQWTQYSVFECFLTAKQFVQLQVQIERLIKPSEDSVRIYILDAGAIQKTITYGSQKPRQEDAIIL; encoded by the coding sequence ATGAGTACGTTATTTTATCTGATAATCTACGATTTGCCAGATTCCAAACCGGCAAACAAACGTCGTACCCGCCTGCACAAGTTGCTTTCTGGCTACGGTCAGTGGACGCAGTACAGCGTTTTTGAGTGTTTTTTAACGGCGAAGCAGTTTGTACAGTTGCAGGTACAGATTGAGAGGTTAATTAAACCGTCGGAGGATTCGGTGCGGATTTACATCTTGGATGCTGGTGCGATCCAGAAGACGATTACCTACGGTTCGCAAAAGCCTAGACAGGAAGATGCAATTATCTTATAA